One Mya arenaria isolate MELC-2E11 chromosome 5, ASM2691426v1 genomic window carries:
- the LOC128234072 gene encoding uncharacterized protein LOC128234072, producing MQVINEYPAQPSTSTSSYAGTYSCQCESQLSQIWSWLGTLEQRTAWLMQRSYPGRVFNKLDRSSLNSPSIGNSTTTTSFVTQQEEQPSSVDTMDNSSTASQLTLYGSYTKAQLVARINGVGDYSKAAKLLFRLLYQEEEYRGRTLGGGRPNVKYDRRPVLEDLTKMDIIYEIITEKYSMSSAAVDDKIREILKPSRVFKKIRLKTSD from the exons ATGCAGGTCATCAATGAGTATCCAG CTCAACCATCAACATCTACATCATCGTATGCTGGAACCTATAGCTGCCAATGTGAGAGCCAGCTGTCTCAGATATGGTCCTGGCTTGGAACT TTGGAACAAAGGACAGCATGGCTTATGCAGAGGTCTTACCCAGGACGAGTGTTTAACAAACTT GACAGATCCAGTTTGAACAGTCCATCAATTGGTAATTCAACGACGACAACATCATTCGTGACACAGCAAGAAGAGCAACCATCTTCTGTGGATACCATG GATAACAGCAGCACTGCATCCCAACTGACACTGTATGGAAGCTATACAAAg GCCCAGTTAGTTGCCAGGATTAACGGGGTCGGAGACTACTCCAAGGCAGCTAAACTTCTCTTTCGGCTGCTGTACCAGGAGGAAGAGTATAGGGGCAGGACGCTTGGAGGAGGCCGGCCTAATGTAAAATATGATAGGAGGCCCGTCCTGGAGGACCTTACAAAAATGGATATTATATATG AAATCATCACAGAGAAATACAGCATGTCATCAGCAGCTGTTGACGACAAAATAAGGGAGATTTTGAAACCCTCGagagtgtttaaaaaaataagactaAAGACTTCTGACTAA